One genomic window of Pseudomonas chlororaphis subsp. piscium includes the following:
- a CDS encoding DUF2599 domain-containing protein, with protein sequence MHPAVRSSFLLAWTLPLAFCAAAAQPPLDPLETLNRINRNYNTLKDACREPDTGAARGHYYCSGVTLRMVNDGPFNPWDYSPYAIKIGATSYSWIRKDLSTKILIHPAGFILRTPTDATALKLPVKEQGWTCIYAFDGGTGPERKWYGCGFFDSREPPRSAQGTMTNRNAALAYGTCSEVGVSTAEQWTQKYTGLMKGPIQYSQCSWNAEKPSDWSAMIRVHESRVNTTNKDPFAYSAQVNEFMLKNASATNDGSENMKYIDAFIYNVNSTQNFATRGDQAPPKPENGLNSARNFQKKLQAQGYSVPILRLDFTKPAEQRFSYVAADQAIDLATAGGGQPVPRYIAAASWVERYDPGSKKNEWTLNVTPTAEGKAIQASDQEALYKELFELRGADSQWRDNEKSPGSMRQQLSCLVQNYPAKTEWNLEPFRPNVTPQEAAKAGCNPVPVQAPQYIASADWVKRYDPGTRQDEWTLSVVPTAAGRALPNEQAGVLYDQLFALKGGDSNWRDNEKSAGSMRQQLSCVLVNYRGKTPWNLEPFRPALSDSETRAAGCNPVLR encoded by the coding sequence GCTCGAGACCCTGAACCGCATCAACCGCAACTACAACACCCTCAAGGACGCCTGCCGGGAGCCCGACACCGGCGCCGCGCGCGGTCATTACTACTGCAGCGGCGTGACCTTGCGCATGGTCAACGACGGGCCGTTCAACCCCTGGGACTACAGCCCTTACGCGATCAAGATTGGCGCGACCTCCTACTCCTGGATCCGCAAGGACCTGAGCACCAAGATCCTCATCCACCCGGCCGGTTTCATCCTGCGCACGCCCACCGATGCGACGGCCTTGAAATTGCCGGTCAAGGAGCAGGGCTGGACCTGCATCTACGCCTTCGACGGCGGCACCGGGCCGGAACGCAAGTGGTACGGCTGCGGCTTCTTCGACAGCCGCGAACCGCCGCGCTCCGCCCAGGGCACCATGACCAACCGCAATGCCGCGCTGGCCTACGGTACCTGCTCGGAAGTCGGGGTCAGCACCGCCGAGCAGTGGACGCAGAAATACACCGGTTTGATGAAGGGGCCGATCCAGTACAGCCAGTGTTCCTGGAACGCGGAAAAACCCAGCGACTGGAGCGCCATGATCCGGGTCCACGAATCGCGGGTGAACACCACCAACAAGGACCCCTTCGCCTACAGCGCCCAGGTCAACGAATTCATGCTCAAGAATGCCTCGGCGACCAACGACGGCAGCGAGAACATGAAGTACATCGACGCCTTCATCTACAACGTCAACAGTACGCAGAACTTCGCCACCCGCGGTGACCAGGCACCGCCGAAGCCGGAGAACGGCCTGAACAGCGCGCGCAATTTCCAGAAAAAACTCCAGGCCCAGGGCTACAGCGTGCCGATCCTGCGGCTGGACTTCACCAAGCCGGCGGAGCAGCGCTTCAGCTATGTCGCCGCCGACCAGGCGATCGACCTGGCAACCGCTGGCGGCGGGCAGCCCGTGCCGCGCTATATCGCTGCGGCCTCCTGGGTCGAGCGCTACGACCCCGGCAGCAAGAAAAACGAATGGACCCTCAACGTCACGCCCACCGCCGAGGGCAAGGCGATCCAGGCCAGCGACCAGGAGGCGTTGTACAAGGAATTGTTCGAGCTGCGCGGCGCCGACAGCCAGTGGCGCGACAATGAAAAATCCCCGGGCAGCATGCGTCAGCAATTGAGCTGCCTGGTGCAGAACTACCCGGCCAAGACCGAGTGGAACCTGGAACCGTTCCGCCCCAACGTCACGCCTCAGGAAGCGGCCAAGGCCGGTTGCAATCCCGTGCCGGTGCAGGCGCCGCAGTACATCGCTTCCGCCGATTGGGTCAAGCGCTACGACCCCGGTACCCGCCAGGACGAATGGACCTTGAGCGTGGTGCCCACGGCGGCGGGGCGCGCCTTGCCCAACGAGCAGGCCGGGGTGCTGTACGACCAGTTGTTTGCCCTCAAGGGGGGCGATAGCAACTGGCGCGACAATGAGAAATCCGCCGGCAGCATGCGCCAGCAATTGAGCTGCGTACTGGTCAACTACCGCGGCAAGACGCCGTGGAATCTCGAGCCTTTCCGGCCGGCGCTGTCAGACAGCGAGACCCGCGCCGCGGGGTGCAATCCGGTCCTGCGCTGA